From Xenopus tropicalis strain Nigerian chromosome 3, UCB_Xtro_10.0, whole genome shotgun sequence, the proteins below share one genomic window:
- the LOC116409706 gene encoding hyaluronan-mediated motility receptor-like yields the protein MQSCWITRCYEAENTELKQEVSKLRAQLAKEKQVEKQLQAHLTEIQGVKRFDPSKAFRHDVKENVMPKAPLREGNKR from the exons ATGCAAAGCTGCTGGATCACCAGATGTTATGAAGCTGAAAATACTGAGCTCAAACAG GAGGTTTCCAAACTCCGCGCTCAGCTTGCAAAAGAGAAGCAGGTAGAAAAGCAACTGCAGGCGCACTTGACTGAAATCCAGGGTGTGAAGAGATTCGATCCATCCAAAGCTTTCAGGCATGATGTCAAAGAGAATGTGATGCCAAAAGCTCCTTTACGGGAAG GAAACAAACGCTGA